In Pseudomonas fluorescens, a genomic segment contains:
- a CDS encoding bifunctional protein-serine/threonine kinase/phosphatase, whose amino-acid sequence MSLQLSVAQASAIGPRAENQDALRVVTPVAELAASKGYLCALADGVSQCADGGLAARSTLQALALDYYATPQTWGVAQALERLLLAQNRWLQANGGGQPLLTTLSALVFRGQRFTLAHVGDCRVYRWLDDELLRISADHVWEQPGMQHVLKRALGLDQHLVLDFLDGELREGECFLLLSDGVWATLGDHSIRAILREQTDLDLAVTTLVNAAHLAGSQDNASALLVRIDQRGAATLGDALVQLQQWPLPPPLKVGQHFEGWQVECVLAQSRQSLLYRVRDAQQQPWLLKTLPLSRDDDSDAGQALLSEEWFLRRVAGRAFPEVHPASGRQHLYYVMREYPGQTLAELFQHQGPLPLAQWQSIAERLLRAVGLLHRRQILHRDIKPENLLLGDDAELRVLDFGLAYCPGLSEDRAHLLPGTPSFIAPEAFNGERPTAQQDLYSVGVSLYYLLTGHYPYGEIEAFQRPRFNLPVSASRYRPDLPDWLPHSLERAVAADPTQRYETAEEWLLVLEQADRHELSVRPRPLLEREPLKVWRTLALVSLLINLALLYTLYL is encoded by the coding sequence ATGAGCCTGCAACTGAGCGTCGCCCAGGCCAGCGCCATCGGCCCCCGCGCCGAAAACCAGGATGCCCTGCGCGTGGTCACCCCCGTGGCGGAACTGGCCGCGAGCAAGGGCTACCTGTGCGCGCTGGCCGACGGTGTCAGCCAGTGCGCCGACGGTGGCCTGGCCGCGCGCTCGACCTTGCAGGCCCTGGCCCTGGACTACTACGCCACGCCGCAAACCTGGGGCGTGGCCCAGGCACTCGAACGTTTATTGCTCGCACAGAATCGCTGGCTGCAAGCCAATGGCGGCGGCCAGCCGCTGCTGACCACCCTCAGCGCCCTGGTGTTTCGCGGCCAGCGCTTTACGCTGGCGCATGTCGGCGATTGCCGGGTATATCGCTGGCTGGACGATGAACTGCTGCGCATCAGCGCGGACCACGTGTGGGAACAACCGGGCATGCAGCACGTGCTCAAGCGCGCCCTCGGCCTGGATCAACACCTGGTGCTGGACTTCCTCGATGGCGAACTGCGTGAGGGCGAATGTTTCCTGCTGCTCAGCGATGGCGTATGGGCCACCCTGGGCGACCACAGCATCCGTGCGATCCTGCGCGAGCAGACCGACCTCGACCTCGCGGTAACCACCCTGGTCAACGCCGCACACCTGGCGGGTAGCCAGGACAATGCCAGCGCCCTGCTGGTGCGCATCGACCAACGGGGCGCAGCCACCCTCGGCGACGCCCTGGTGCAGTTGCAGCAATGGCCACTGCCGCCGCCGCTCAAGGTTGGCCAACACTTTGAAGGCTGGCAGGTGGAATGCGTGCTGGCGCAGAGCCGTCAGTCCTTACTGTACCGGGTCCGCGATGCCCAGCAGCAACCCTGGCTGCTCAAGACCCTGCCCCTGAGCCGCGACGACGACAGCGACGCCGGCCAAGCCCTGCTCTCGGAGGAGTGGTTTCTACGCCGAGTGGCCGGGCGCGCGTTTCCTGAAGTCCACCCCGCCAGCGGGCGTCAGCATTTGTACTACGTGATGCGTGAATACCCAGGGCAAACCCTCGCCGAACTGTTCCAGCACCAAGGCCCATTACCCTTGGCGCAATGGCAGTCCATCGCCGAACGTTTGTTGCGCGCGGTGGGCCTGCTGCACCGCCGACAAATCCTGCACCGCGACATCAAGCCGGAAAACCTGCTGCTGGGCGACGACGCCGAGTTGCGTGTGCTGGATTTCGGCCTGGCCTACTGTCCGGGCCTGTCCGAAGACCGCGCCCACCTGCTGCCCGGTACCCCGAGCTTTATTGCACCCGAGGCATTTAATGGCGAACGTCCTACGGCGCAACAAGATTTGTACAGTGTTGGCGTCAGCCTGTATTACCTGCTGACCGGGCATTATCCCTACGGCGAAATCGAAGCCTTCCAACGGCCAAGGTTCAACTTGCCGGTCAGCGCCAGTCGCTATCGTCCCGATTTGCCGGACTGGCTGCCCCACAGCCTGGAACGGGCCGTGGCCGCCGATCCCACCCAGCGCTACGAAACCGCCGAAGAATGGTTGCTGGTGCTGGAACAGGCCGACCGCCACGAACTCAGCGTGCGACCACGCCCGCTGCTGGAGCGCGAACCCCTGAAGGTCTGGCGGACCCTGGCGCTGGTCTCACTGCTGATCAACCTGGCGCTGCTCTACACGCTGTACCTGTAG
- a CDS encoding nitrate/nitrite transporter has protein sequence MKSSFWKSGHTPTLFAAFLYFDLSFMVWYLLGPLAVQIAADLHLTTQQRGLVVATPILAGAVLRFLMGMLADKLSPKTAGLIGQVIVIAALFIAWKVGIHSYEQALLLGLFLGMAGASFAVALPLASQWYPAEHQGKAMGIAGAGNSGTVFAALLAPVLAAAFGWSNVFGFALIPLILTLIVFAWLARNAPERPKAKSMSDYFKALGDRDSWWFMFFYSVTFGGFIGLASALPGYFNDQYGLSPVTAGYYTAACVFGGSLMRPLGGALADRFGGIRTLLGMYSVAAICIAAVGFNLPSSYAALALFVCTMLGLGAGNGAVFQLVPQRFRREIGVMTGLIGMAGGIGGFALAAGMGAIKQSTGSYQLALWLFASLGVLAWFGLHGVKRRWRTTWGSAAVTAARV, from the coding sequence ATGAAATCAAGCTTCTGGAAATCCGGGCACACCCCGACCCTGTTTGCCGCGTTCCTGTATTTCGACCTGAGCTTCATGGTCTGGTACCTGCTGGGCCCCCTGGCGGTGCAGATTGCCGCCGACCTGCACCTGACCACCCAACAGCGCGGCCTGGTAGTCGCGACGCCGATCCTGGCGGGCGCGGTGCTGCGCTTCCTGATGGGCATGCTGGCCGACAAGCTGTCGCCCAAGACCGCCGGGCTGATCGGCCAGGTGATTGTGATCGCGGCGTTGTTCATCGCCTGGAAAGTGGGAATCCACAGCTACGAACAAGCGTTGCTGCTGGGGCTGTTCCTCGGTATGGCCGGTGCGTCCTTTGCCGTCGCCCTGCCCCTGGCCTCCCAGTGGTATCCGGCCGAACACCAGGGCAAAGCGATGGGCATCGCGGGAGCCGGCAACTCCGGTACCGTGTTTGCAGCCCTGCTGGCACCGGTACTGGCCGCCGCGTTTGGTTGGAGCAATGTGTTCGGCTTCGCCCTGATCCCGTTGATCCTGACCCTGATCGTCTTCGCCTGGCTCGCGCGCAATGCGCCTGAACGCCCGAAAGCCAAGTCCATGAGTGACTACTTCAAGGCCCTGGGTGACCGCGACAGTTGGTGGTTCATGTTCTTCTACAGCGTGACCTTCGGTGGCTTTATCGGCCTGGCCAGCGCCCTGCCCGGCTACTTCAACGACCAGTACGGCCTGAGCCCGGTGACCGCCGGTTACTACACCGCTGCCTGCGTGTTTGGCGGCAGCCTGATGCGCCCGCTGGGCGGCGCGCTGGCAGACCGTTTCGGCGGGATTCGCACCCTGCTGGGCATGTACAGCGTGGCGGCAATCTGCATCGCGGCAGTGGGTTTCAACCTGCCCAGCTCCTACGCGGCACTGGCCTTGTTCGTCTGCACCATGCTCGGCCTGGGCGCCGGCAATGGCGCAGTGTTCCAACTGGTGCCCCAGCGCTTCCGGCGTGAAATTGGCGTGATGACCGGCCTGATCGGCATGGCCGGCGGTATCGGCGGCTTCGCGCTGGCGGCGGGCATGGGCGCCATCAAGCAGAGCACAGGCAGCTATCAACTGGCCTTGTGGTTGTTCGCCAGCCTGGGCGTGTTGGCCTGGTTCGGCCTGCACGGCGTCAAGCGGCGTTGGAGAACCACCTGGGGTTCGGCCGCCGTGACCGCCGCACGCGTCTGA
- a CDS encoding ANTAR domain-containing response regulator — translation MLRILLINDTPRKVGRLKAALIEAGFEVIDESGLTIDLPARVETVRPDVILIDTESPGRDVMEQVVLVSRDQPRPIVMFTDEHDPSVMRQAIKSGVSAYIVEGIQAQRLQPILDVAMARFESDQALRAQLHARDQQLAERKRIELAKGLLMKMKACNEEEAYTLMRRQAMSRQQKLIQVAEQIIAMSELLG, via the coding sequence ATGTTGCGAATCCTGTTGATCAACGACACCCCGCGCAAGGTCGGGCGCCTCAAGGCGGCACTGATAGAGGCCGGTTTCGAGGTGATCGACGAGTCCGGCCTGACCATCGACCTGCCCGCGCGCGTCGAAACGGTGCGTCCGGATGTGATCCTGATCGATACCGAGTCACCCGGCCGCGATGTCATGGAGCAAGTGGTGCTGGTCAGCCGCGACCAACCCCGGCCCATCGTCATGTTTACCGACGAGCACGACCCCAGTGTGATGCGCCAGGCGATCAAATCCGGCGTCAGTGCGTACATCGTTGAAGGCATCCAGGCCCAGCGCCTGCAGCCCATCCTCGACGTGGCCATGGCACGCTTCGAAAGCGACCAGGCCCTGCGCGCCCAGTTGCACGCCCGCGACCAGCAGTTGGCCGAGCGCAAGCGCATCGAACTGGCCAAGGGCCTGCTGATGAAAATGAAGGCCTGCAACGAGGAAGAGGCCTACACACTGATGCGCCGCCAGGCCATGAGCCGCCAGCAGAAACTGATCCAGGTGGCGGAGCAGATCATCGCCATGAGCGAGCTGCTCGGCTGA